In Crinalium epipsammum PCC 9333, the genomic window TTTACGGATGTTAAACGCTTTTATCCAAATGGTACGAGATCTAGAGCGCATCGGTGATTACGCTAAAAACTTAGGCGAGATTGCTATAAAACTATTTCCTTACTCGCCTCATCCCTGCTTAAGTGAGATAGAGTTAATGTCTCATCAGGCTCAAGCCATGCTATCAGCAAGTTTAGCAGCTTTGGCAGATATGGATGCAGTAGCAGGGCATCGAGTGAAGCAGCTAGATGATGTTGTAGACGATGCCTACGAAAAAATTTATCAAACGTTGGCTTATCAAAAAGATATTAAAGGTGTTGTAGAGCCGATTTTATTATTGTGTTTAACGATTCGTCATTTAGAAAGAAT contains:
- the phoU gene encoding phosphate signaling complex protein PhoU, with product MYIQNVNQERTQFNRKTKRIEQDVLRMGALVENSFRLSHQALFASNLAAAKKIPILDKQVDRFYHQIELDCAALMTLEAPVAQDLRMLNAFIQMVRDLERIGDYAKNLGEIAIKLFPYSPHPCLSEIELMSHQAQAMLSASLAALADMDAVAGHRVKQLDDVVDDAYEKIYQTLAYQKDIKGVVEPILLLCLTIRHLERMADHATNIGQRVKYIVTGNFS